The Acropora palmata chromosome 10, jaAcrPala1.3, whole genome shotgun sequence genome contains a region encoding:
- the LOC141894025 gene encoding XK-related protein 8-like, producing the protein MAVEVTVIVNPLSIARAKNTNESPNTTNGNVSTDETDLAASRRPPRRYNQVKARRVHIIWDIFAVISILTFVADIASDVVVCVRYSLDGSYLWSLLTVAFVISSSIVTQIFSAYWFYEDRENQTWATYLLHLFQLGPIVRYWRVIRAGWRTRQEDTTASDYEAYLAEWRDISLLRLFECYLESAPQLVLQLFILAYNRRFEIESDLFTALAAGSSVVSLAWAIVSYSKALRDFLGKGSSISWIGFFLQIIWNLSMVASRVVALVLFASYYTSWLAVAMAIHWSVMTIWLVCQDTKFCVDESGRNHLCQEYLFDSVIGFVYIFSFFNAKDGMTRIRVIPYYVIMLSENTLFVVMWYPFRTLYGDIEIASLSIVWGGFGLGVLCMISYYWFYHPSLSVKGIFVKKTELDIQENRQVTMFWCCCCEIHTKKSSAVEDDESCFFALHRRPYYNPRRNWQTDVEGQASFPLDVDFLSRVRAVESSFHSQGNANGWQTIDGRRVHGSGIRSMYGRSEWL; encoded by the exons ATGGCAGTGGAAGTCACTGTCATAGTGAACCCTTTGAGCATCGCAAGAGCTAAAAATACAAACGAATCGCCAAACACGACGAATGGAAATGTATCTACAGACGAAACAGATCTAGCGGCTTCAAGACGGCCTCCGCGAAGATATAACCAGGTCAAGGCGCGAAGGGTTCACATCATCTGGGACATTTTCGCGGTCATATCTATTTTAACATTCGTGGCCGACATAGCTTCTGACGTGGTGGTGTGTGTTCGGTATTCTCTCGATGGATCCTATTTATGGAGTTTATTGACTGTAGCATTTGTTATTTCGTCGTCAATTGTGACGCAAATTTTCTCAGCTTACTGGTTTTATGAGGACAGGGAAAACCAAACCTGGGCAACATATCTACTTCATCTTTTTCAATTGGGTCCAATCGTAAG aTATTGGCGGGTCATTCGAGCTGGGTGGCGCACGCGTCAGGAAGACACTACTGCCAGCGATTACGAGGCATACCTTGCAGAATGGAGAGACATCAGCCTGCTGAGATTGTTTGAGTGTTATCTTGAGTCGGCCCCTCAGCTAGTGCTGCAGCTGTTTATATTGGCATACAACAGACGCTTTGAAATTGAGAGTGACCTGTTTACAGCTCTGGCAGCAGGAAGTTCGGTAGTCTCCCTAGCGTGGGCAATAGTTTCGTACTCCAAAGCACTGAGGGATTTTCTTGGAAAAGGTTCTAGTATTTCATGGATTGGCTTCTTTCTCCAGATCATTTGGAATTTGTCAATGGTAGCATCACGCGTAGTGGCTTTAGTTTTATTTGCTTCATATTACACGTCATGGTTGGCTGTTGCTATGGCAATACATTGGTCGGTCATGACGATTTGGCTTGTCTGCCAGGACACTAAATTTTGTGTCGACGAAAGTGGTAGAAACCACTTATGCCAGGAATATTTGTTTGACTCTGTTATTggatttgtttacattttttcatttttcaatgcTAAAGACGGCATGACTCGTATTCGAGTTATCCCTTATTATGTAATAATGCTCTCTGAGAATACACTTTTTGTGGTCATGTGGTATCCTTTCAGAACTTTATATGGTGACATTGAGATTGCGTCCCTCAGCATTGTATGGGGTGGATTTGGTTTGGGAGTCCTGTGCATGATATCGTATTACTGGTTCTATCATCCTAGCCTTTCTGTGAAAGGGATTTTTGTCAAGAAGACGGAATTAGACATTCAAGAGAATCGACAAGTAACGATGTTTTGGTGCTGTTGCTGTGAAATTCACACCAAAAAAAGCAGTGCTGTGGAAGATGATGAAAGTTGTTTCTTTGCACTTCATAGAAGACCTTACTATAACCCCAGAAGAAATTGGCAAACAGATGTTGAAGGGCAAGCAAGCTTTCCTCTGGATGTAGATTTTCTGTCCCGTGTAAGAGCGGTAGAATCATCATTTCATTCACAAGGAAATGCTAATGGATGGCAAACAATTGATGGAAGAAGAGTCCATGGATCTGGGATTCGATCAATGTATGGCAGATCAGAATGGTTGTGA
- the LOC141894023 gene encoding IQ motif and ankyrin repeat domain-containing protein 1-like isoform X1, with amino-acid sequence MAPKKASLTAKTGTKTLTQKPASKGAPSPAKPPVKKVVATAVSKKGANGSKTAPTKKTSTSPTKGKAKGKENIAANQPKGKRWTYQDESAVVMQKYIRRHLAKKELEKRKKEKQDYEDLMDKIQKEAWLKLVQMEREEAEKERKKEEEERRKRKEEAKRRSRILEAAFDGDNDEILAVLEEAFEEDSKRSDLSEPARQSLITRHQLSLVDCEDANNNTPLSEAAGGGHVDTIKMLIQRGANLNSRGRYKRVPLWRAAFGGHIQAVQTLLEYGGDPRLVADDGTNALQVAAILAVEQVFQEWDIKQTDKLLEKLETVKSNRQEEERKLREAESNRLEREIAKAEKENQAHQKELAKAHCELNKRIHEHDRCMAEGKTDKQEVTLQAIHDAEAVLAHAQKKAEASKEALAQAKLKLREQNKTEESSTDAAADVKGVKVLLRDLDDVLFRDVGGKIAEDGRWPLLIDTSPQSSTFLRYRDTNYINALNPKHVEPEVIRLALLGGLRYGKPVVLDMMEVDMFDTVAMRFDDVQNGLMSSLMTKDLLKNNKYLELIRPCDGDEYSKTSFLGARIDKFMFVIVTQQWNPPETLMDQTYPIRVIIPSRPDV; translated from the exons ATGGCTCCAAAAAAGGCATCTCTAACAGCCAAGACGGGAACGAAAACTTTAACGCAGAAGCCTGCGAGCAAAGGTGCTCCGAGCCCCGCAAAACCGCCTGTAAAGAAGGTTGTAGCGACGGCAGTATCTAAGAAAGGAGCTAATGGTTCAAAGACTGCGCCAACTAAGAAAACCAGCACTTCCCCAACCAAAGGAAAAgcaaaaggaaaggaaaatattGCAGCTAATCAG CCAAAAGGAAAGAGGTGGACTTATCAGGATGAATCTGCTGTGGTAATGCAAAAATACATTCGACGACATCTTGCCAAAAAAgaattggaaaaaagaaaaaaggagaaacAAGACTATGAAGATCTTATGGACAAGATTCAGAAGGAG GCGTGGTTGAAGCTGGTGCAGATGGAAAGAGAGGAAGCAGAAAAAGAACGcaagaaagaggaagaagaaagacGGAAGAGAAAAGAGGAAGCAAAGAGGAGAAGTAGGATACTAGAAGCTGCATTTGATGGTGATAATGACGAAATTCTTGCTGTGCTTGAAGAG gCTTTCGAGGAAGATTCCAAGCGATCAGACCTATCAGAGCCTGCCAGGCAATCCCTTATAACAAGACACCAACTGTCTCTTGTGGATTGCGAGGATGCTAACAACAACACACCGCTCTCAGAAGCAGCAGGTGGAGGCCATGTTGATACCATAAAAATGCTAATTCAAAGAGGAGCAAATTTGAATTCACGAGGGAGGTACAAGCGAGTACCATTGTGGCGCGCAGCATTTGGAGGACATATCCAAGCAGTTCAG ACTCTACTTGAGTATGGAGGGGATCCAAGATTAGTGGCAGATGATGGAACAAATGCATTGCAG GTTGCAGCAATCCTGGCGGTTGAACAGGTTTTCCAAGAATGGGACATCAAACAGACAGATAAGCTGCTAGAAAAACTAGAAACAGTGAAGAGTAACAGACAAGAAGAGGAAAGGAAGCTAAGAGAGGCAGAAAGCAACAG ACTAGAAAGGGAAATAGCAAAAGCTGAGAAAGAGAACCAAGCCCACCAGAAAGAG CTTGCTAAAGCGCACTGTGAATTGAACAAAAGGATTCATGAGCATGATCGTTGCATGGCGGAAGGAAAGACAGACAAGCAAGAAGTCACTTTACAG GCAATTCATGATGCTGAGGCAGTGCTTGCACATGCACAGAAGAAGGCTGAAGCCTCAAAGGAAGCCCTTGCCCAG GCTAAACTTAAATTgcgagaacaaaataaaacagaggAAAGTTCAACAG ATGCAGCAGCCGATGTGAAAGGTGTGAAGGTGTTACTCAGAGACCTTGATGATGTGCTGTTTAGAGATGTTGGGGGCAAAATTGCAGAAGATGGAAG ATGGCCTTTGCTGATTGACACTTCTCCGCAGAGTTCCACATTTTTGCGATACCGGGACACAAACTACATCAATGCACTCAACCCAAAACATGTCGAACCTGAAGTAATTCGTCTGGCGCTCCTTGGAGGTTTGAG GTATGGAAAGCCGGTTGTTTTAGATATGATGGAAGTGGACATGTTTGACACAGTCGCCATGAGATTTGACGATGTTCAGAACGGGCTTATGTCTTCTCTGATGACGAAAGACCTACTCAAGAATAACAA ATATCTGGAGCTCATCCGTCCATGCGATGGAGACGAGTACAGCAAAACTAGTTTCCTCGGTGCAAGAATTGATAAATTCATGTTTGTAATAGTAACTCAACAGTGGAATCCGCCTGAAACATTAATGGACCAGACATATCCAATACGAGTCATAATACCCTCCAGACCTGATGTATAG
- the LOC141894023 gene encoding IQ motif and ankyrin repeat domain-containing protein 1-like isoform X2: MLCHHVVFPWQRNFFIIRPKGKRWTYQDESAVVMQKYIRRHLAKKELEKRKKEKQDYEDLMDKIQKEAWLKLVQMEREEAEKERKKEEEERRKRKEEAKRRSRILEAAFDGDNDEILAVLEEAFEEDSKRSDLSEPARQSLITRHQLSLVDCEDANNNTPLSEAAGGGHVDTIKMLIQRGANLNSRGRYKRVPLWRAAFGGHIQAVQTLLEYGGDPRLVADDGTNALQVAAILAVEQVFQEWDIKQTDKLLEKLETVKSNRQEEERKLREAESNRLEREIAKAEKENQAHQKELAKAHCELNKRIHEHDRCMAEGKTDKQEVTLQAIHDAEAVLAHAQKKAEASKEALAQAKLKLREQNKTEESSTDAAADVKGVKVLLRDLDDVLFRDVGGKIAEDGRWPLLIDTSPQSSTFLRYRDTNYINALNPKHVEPEVIRLALLGGLRYGKPVVLDMMEVDMFDTVAMRFDDVQNGLMSSLMTKDLLKNNKYLELIRPCDGDEYSKTSFLGARIDKFMFVIVTQQWNPPETLMDQTYPIRVIIPSRPDV, translated from the exons ATGTTGTGTCATCATGTAGTGTTTCCATGGCAACGAAACTTCTTCATTATTCGG CCAAAAGGAAAGAGGTGGACTTATCAGGATGAATCTGCTGTGGTAATGCAAAAATACATTCGACGACATCTTGCCAAAAAAgaattggaaaaaagaaaaaaggagaaacAAGACTATGAAGATCTTATGGACAAGATTCAGAAGGAG GCGTGGTTGAAGCTGGTGCAGATGGAAAGAGAGGAAGCAGAAAAAGAACGcaagaaagaggaagaagaaagacGGAAGAGAAAAGAGGAAGCAAAGAGGAGAAGTAGGATACTAGAAGCTGCATTTGATGGTGATAATGACGAAATTCTTGCTGTGCTTGAAGAG gCTTTCGAGGAAGATTCCAAGCGATCAGACCTATCAGAGCCTGCCAGGCAATCCCTTATAACAAGACACCAACTGTCTCTTGTGGATTGCGAGGATGCTAACAACAACACACCGCTCTCAGAAGCAGCAGGTGGAGGCCATGTTGATACCATAAAAATGCTAATTCAAAGAGGAGCAAATTTGAATTCACGAGGGAGGTACAAGCGAGTACCATTGTGGCGCGCAGCATTTGGAGGACATATCCAAGCAGTTCAG ACTCTACTTGAGTATGGAGGGGATCCAAGATTAGTGGCAGATGATGGAACAAATGCATTGCAG GTTGCAGCAATCCTGGCGGTTGAACAGGTTTTCCAAGAATGGGACATCAAACAGACAGATAAGCTGCTAGAAAAACTAGAAACAGTGAAGAGTAACAGACAAGAAGAGGAAAGGAAGCTAAGAGAGGCAGAAAGCAACAG ACTAGAAAGGGAAATAGCAAAAGCTGAGAAAGAGAACCAAGCCCACCAGAAAGAG CTTGCTAAAGCGCACTGTGAATTGAACAAAAGGATTCATGAGCATGATCGTTGCATGGCGGAAGGAAAGACAGACAAGCAAGAAGTCACTTTACAG GCAATTCATGATGCTGAGGCAGTGCTTGCACATGCACAGAAGAAGGCTGAAGCCTCAAAGGAAGCCCTTGCCCAG GCTAAACTTAAATTgcgagaacaaaataaaacagaggAAAGTTCAACAG ATGCAGCAGCCGATGTGAAAGGTGTGAAGGTGTTACTCAGAGACCTTGATGATGTGCTGTTTAGAGATGTTGGGGGCAAAATTGCAGAAGATGGAAG ATGGCCTTTGCTGATTGACACTTCTCCGCAGAGTTCCACATTTTTGCGATACCGGGACACAAACTACATCAATGCACTCAACCCAAAACATGTCGAACCTGAAGTAATTCGTCTGGCGCTCCTTGGAGGTTTGAG GTATGGAAAGCCGGTTGTTTTAGATATGATGGAAGTGGACATGTTTGACACAGTCGCCATGAGATTTGACGATGTTCAGAACGGGCTTATGTCTTCTCTGATGACGAAAGACCTACTCAAGAATAACAA ATATCTGGAGCTCATCCGTCCATGCGATGGAGACGAGTACAGCAAAACTAGTTTCCTCGGTGCAAGAATTGATAAATTCATGTTTGTAATAGTAACTCAACAGTGGAATCCGCCTGAAACATTAATGGACCAGACATATCCAATACGAGTCATAATACCCTCCAGACCTGATGTATAG
- the LOC141894023 gene encoding IQ motif and ankyrin repeat domain-containing protein 1-like isoform X3, whose product MQKYIRRHLAKKELEKRKKEKQDYEDLMDKIQKEAWLKLVQMEREEAEKERKKEEEERRKRKEEAKRRSRILEAAFDGDNDEILAVLEEAFEEDSKRSDLSEPARQSLITRHQLSLVDCEDANNNTPLSEAAGGGHVDTIKMLIQRGANLNSRGRYKRVPLWRAAFGGHIQAVQTLLEYGGDPRLVADDGTNALQVAAILAVEQVFQEWDIKQTDKLLEKLETVKSNRQEEERKLREAESNRLEREIAKAEKENQAHQKELAKAHCELNKRIHEHDRCMAEGKTDKQEVTLQAIHDAEAVLAHAQKKAEASKEALAQAKLKLREQNKTEESSTDAAADVKGVKVLLRDLDDVLFRDVGGKIAEDGRWPLLIDTSPQSSTFLRYRDTNYINALNPKHVEPEVIRLALLGGLRYGKPVVLDMMEVDMFDTVAMRFDDVQNGLMSSLMTKDLLKNNKYLELIRPCDGDEYSKTSFLGARIDKFMFVIVTQQWNPPETLMDQTYPIRVIIPSRPDV is encoded by the exons ATGCAAAAATACATTCGACGACATCTTGCCAAAAAAgaattggaaaaaagaaaaaaggagaaacAAGACTATGAAGATCTTATGGACAAGATTCAGAAGGAG GCGTGGTTGAAGCTGGTGCAGATGGAAAGAGAGGAAGCAGAAAAAGAACGcaagaaagaggaagaagaaagacGGAAGAGAAAAGAGGAAGCAAAGAGGAGAAGTAGGATACTAGAAGCTGCATTTGATGGTGATAATGACGAAATTCTTGCTGTGCTTGAAGAG gCTTTCGAGGAAGATTCCAAGCGATCAGACCTATCAGAGCCTGCCAGGCAATCCCTTATAACAAGACACCAACTGTCTCTTGTGGATTGCGAGGATGCTAACAACAACACACCGCTCTCAGAAGCAGCAGGTGGAGGCCATGTTGATACCATAAAAATGCTAATTCAAAGAGGAGCAAATTTGAATTCACGAGGGAGGTACAAGCGAGTACCATTGTGGCGCGCAGCATTTGGAGGACATATCCAAGCAGTTCAG ACTCTACTTGAGTATGGAGGGGATCCAAGATTAGTGGCAGATGATGGAACAAATGCATTGCAG GTTGCAGCAATCCTGGCGGTTGAACAGGTTTTCCAAGAATGGGACATCAAACAGACAGATAAGCTGCTAGAAAAACTAGAAACAGTGAAGAGTAACAGACAAGAAGAGGAAAGGAAGCTAAGAGAGGCAGAAAGCAACAG ACTAGAAAGGGAAATAGCAAAAGCTGAGAAAGAGAACCAAGCCCACCAGAAAGAG CTTGCTAAAGCGCACTGTGAATTGAACAAAAGGATTCATGAGCATGATCGTTGCATGGCGGAAGGAAAGACAGACAAGCAAGAAGTCACTTTACAG GCAATTCATGATGCTGAGGCAGTGCTTGCACATGCACAGAAGAAGGCTGAAGCCTCAAAGGAAGCCCTTGCCCAG GCTAAACTTAAATTgcgagaacaaaataaaacagaggAAAGTTCAACAG ATGCAGCAGCCGATGTGAAAGGTGTGAAGGTGTTACTCAGAGACCTTGATGATGTGCTGTTTAGAGATGTTGGGGGCAAAATTGCAGAAGATGGAAG ATGGCCTTTGCTGATTGACACTTCTCCGCAGAGTTCCACATTTTTGCGATACCGGGACACAAACTACATCAATGCACTCAACCCAAAACATGTCGAACCTGAAGTAATTCGTCTGGCGCTCCTTGGAGGTTTGAG GTATGGAAAGCCGGTTGTTTTAGATATGATGGAAGTGGACATGTTTGACACAGTCGCCATGAGATTTGACGATGTTCAGAACGGGCTTATGTCTTCTCTGATGACGAAAGACCTACTCAAGAATAACAA ATATCTGGAGCTCATCCGTCCATGCGATGGAGACGAGTACAGCAAAACTAGTTTCCTCGGTGCAAGAATTGATAAATTCATGTTTGTAATAGTAACTCAACAGTGGAATCCGCCTGAAACATTAATGGACCAGACATATCCAATACGAGTCATAATACCCTCCAGACCTGATGTATAG